A portion of the Methanomicrobiales archaeon genome contains these proteins:
- a CDS encoding SIMPL domain-containing protein (The SIMPL domain is named for its presence in mouse protein SIMPL (signalling molecule that associates with mouse pelle-like kinase). Bacterial member BP26, from Brucella, was shown to assemble into a channel-like structure, while YggE from E. coli has been associated with resistance to oxidative stress.), with product MWMTRGMMLLILALLGAALMGSTAAQPISNATERLIHAASTGEAMASPDRVRISLAVETDDPDARAAQQGNAERANRVIEALLAAGLGRNAINTTAYTILPVYSDGEDPINRTVRSYRVTNSLLVTLENTSRAGEILDAAVAGGANRIDFIEFGLSEERERQLRTEALQRAVRQTRSDAETAASAAGLAITGVKEIAIDEIPGPTPIPAFRESGAAASVPTPIQPGDVTVSARVSAIYSAA from the coding sequence ATGTGGATGACGAGAGGCATGATGTTGCTGATTCTGGCATTACTGGGTGCTGCTCTCATGGGCAGCACCGCAGCCCAGCCGATATCCAACGCTACCGAACGGCTGATCCATGCCGCGAGCACGGGCGAAGCGATGGCATCCCCCGATCGGGTGCGGATCTCGTTGGCGGTTGAGACCGACGATCCCGACGCCCGCGCTGCCCAGCAGGGGAATGCGGAGCGGGCGAACCGGGTGATCGAGGCCCTCCTGGCTGCCGGTCTGGGGCGGAATGCCATCAATACAACGGCATACACGATTCTGCCAGTATATTCCGACGGCGAAGATCCGATCAACCGGACCGTCCGGTCCTACCGGGTGACCAACTCCCTGCTGGTGACGCTCGAGAATACGAGCCGGGCTGGAGAGATCCTGGATGCCGCGGTGGCAGGAGGCGCCAACCGCATCGATTTCATCGAGTTCGGATTGAGCGAGGAGAGAGAGCGGCAGCTCCGCACCGAGGCGCTGCAACGGGCGGTTCGTCAGACCCGCTCCGATGCGGAGACCGCTGCCTCCGCTGCAGGTCTGGCTATCACGGGCGTGAAGGAGATTGCGATCGACGAGATCCCTGGTCCGACACCGATCCCGGCATTCAGGGAGTCCGGCGCGGCTGCTTCGGTTCCTACACCCATTCAGCCCGGGGATGTGACGGTGAGCGCACGGGTTTCCGCGATATACTCTGCTGCCTGA